In Sandaracinaceae bacterium, the following proteins share a genomic window:
- a CDS encoding sel1 repeat family protein, which translates to MLHVRTLLVAVTLLGCGSGASRAPSPTRSAEAANVTRATPSPCEEDEALCGFAPFEDRSRFFEEVAEERARLAQVCRHDEAACRALAESYGYHPLRVPPDRLRAAELYTSLCQAEDVSGCWSAASIWLDRTDLSDAPPRAAALLDRACALGDPGLCYLAGVERLPNGGLPPDRARALTQLRAACEQGEEPACLSLLRGGAGGLIDALPPGAVDALFRAVHPDATAPSNVVAASQARCGRREGAAFYAPLVNALAALAPPASLTAPGALAPSRLAVAIQRQLTCTLEGAYGDLAHGEFPALRYLRVLATISGGLDVFLEWSDSLDDEVVMLHATRLHVTPERLRVVADVLFDVMEGAYAESFHDTRLDVDGDGLRDVLMTLGQLAPGDHQQAFVFVASRPGGISRVAIPNDSEALLDGCFLPSETTPTLLLMETQRDAELGWLSSCVALHQFPAFERESVAPITYTLGPRLAADDVIPTLPPDGVPVVSERERPYVPGAVPVGEEARRLVDSDWLPFAMCPEHPVFLLRGHDGEEHVVQTVTNIARSDQGNVGPGLSPTLGVMRCEDFE; encoded by the coding sequence TTGCTGCACGTGCGAACACTCTTGGTGGCGGTCACCCTCTTGGGCTGCGGGTCGGGAGCCTCGAGAGCGCCCAGCCCCACCAGGTCGGCAGAGGCGGCCAACGTGACGCGGGCCACGCCGAGCCCGTGCGAGGAGGACGAAGCGCTGTGCGGGTTCGCGCCGTTCGAAGACCGCAGCCGGTTCTTCGAGGAAGTGGCCGAGGAGCGCGCCCGCCTCGCGCAGGTGTGTCGCCACGACGAGGCTGCCTGCCGTGCGCTCGCGGAGTCCTACGGCTACCACCCACTGCGCGTCCCCCCGGACCGTCTCCGCGCAGCCGAGCTCTACACCTCGCTGTGCCAGGCCGAGGACGTCAGCGGGTGCTGGAGCGCAGCGTCCATCTGGCTCGACCGAACCGATCTGTCGGACGCGCCGCCGCGGGCGGCGGCGCTCCTCGATCGCGCTTGTGCGCTGGGTGACCCGGGGCTCTGCTACTTGGCCGGAGTCGAGCGCCTGCCGAACGGCGGGCTCCCTCCCGACCGCGCACGGGCGCTCACTCAGCTCCGCGCCGCATGCGAGCAGGGCGAGGAGCCGGCGTGCCTGAGCCTGCTGCGCGGCGGCGCAGGCGGCCTGATCGACGCGCTGCCGCCCGGCGCGGTGGACGCGCTCTTCCGCGCGGTGCACCCGGATGCCACAGCGCCTTCCAACGTGGTGGCAGCGTCCCAGGCCCGGTGCGGGCGGCGTGAGGGTGCGGCGTTCTATGCCCCCTTGGTGAACGCGCTCGCCGCCCTCGCGCCTCCCGCATCGCTGACCGCGCCCGGCGCACTCGCGCCCAGCCGTCTCGCCGTGGCCATCCAGCGGCAGCTCACGTGCACGCTCGAGGGCGCATACGGCGACCTGGCGCACGGAGAGTTCCCGGCGCTGCGCTACCTGCGCGTGTTGGCCACGATCTCAGGCGGCCTCGACGTCTTCCTCGAGTGGTCGGACTCGCTGGACGACGAGGTGGTGATGCTCCACGCCACGCGTCTCCACGTGACACCCGAGCGCTTGCGGGTGGTGGCAGACGTGCTGTTCGACGTCATGGAGGGCGCCTACGCCGAGTCGTTCCACGACACGCGCCTCGACGTGGACGGCGACGGCCTGCGCGACGTGCTCATGACGCTCGGCCAGCTGGCGCCGGGTGATCATCAGCAGGCCTTCGTCTTCGTCGCCAGTCGTCCCGGAGGGATCTCGCGTGTGGCCATCCCGAACGACAGCGAGGCGCTGCTCGACGGCTGCTTCCTCCCCTCGGAGACCACCCCCACGCTCCTCCTGATGGAGACCCAGCGCGATGCCGAGCTCGGCTGGCTCTCGAGCTGCGTGGCGCTCCACCAGTTCCCCGCGTTCGAGCGCGAGAGTGTCGCGCCCATCACCTACACCCTCGGGCCACGGCTCGCCGCGGATGACGTCATCCCCACGCTGCCTCCGGACGGCGTGCCGGTGGTGAGCGAGCGCGAACGTCCCTATGTGCCGGGCGCGGTGCCCGTGGGGGAAGAGGCGCGCCGGCTGGTCGACAGTGACTGGCTGCCCTTCGCGATGTGTCCCGAGCACCCGGTCTTCCTCCTGCGCGGCCACGACGGCGAGGAGCATGTGGTGCAGACGGTGACGAACATCGCACGGTCGGACCAGGGCAACGTGGGACCAGGACTCTCGCCGACTCTGGGCGTGATGCGCTGTGAGGACTTCGAATGA